CCAACTAAGCGGATATAGTTAAAGGTTTGAGTTAAGAAAACGAAATATTGATTTCCTGCATAAATAGGATCGAATCTCAGCGTCGAATTCTGTTTCGGCCTCGTACTTTTCGATAAGCGTATCCACGTTTTCCTTGATCTTATCGCCTCGTTGTTTTTCGGTCATATCGTCCGTTACCTCGTACAGGACCAATTTAGATACATCCTCGATCCGTTTGATGAACTCAACATACAAGCCATCGTTCGGCAATTCTTCGGAGTGATTCATCGCCCAGAACCCATCTCGTAAGTAGTTGTTCTCCAGAGAGGTATGACTCTGAATCGCTCCATATCCGCAATGGTGATTAGTCAGCACCAGTCCTTGCTTACTAATGACCTCCCCGGTACAGAAACCACCGAAATGGACGATAGCGTCTTTGAGGCTCCCTTGATTAACGCTGTAGACATCTTCAGCGGTGATGGTCATTCCCAAGTCCTGCATTTCCTGCTCATTCAACTTCTCGAGCAGCCATGGAATCCACATACCTTCTTTGGCGGACAAAGATGTCCATCCGCCCGCTAGGGCGAGAAAAACAATTAGAACAAACTTCTTCATTCGGTCAAATTTTAGGTGCTCAAGATACGCAACGAAAAAAATAAAACTGAGGGCTTTGGGGAGCGGAATGAACGGGGTAAATTTGGTTCTGAGCCCCTTGACGGGG
This sequence is a window from Flavobacteriales bacterium. Protein-coding genes within it:
- a CDS encoding S46 family peptidase: MKKFVLIVFLALAGGWTSLSAKEGMWIPWLLEKLNEQEMQDLGMTITAEDVYSVNQGSLKDAIVHFGGFCTGEVISKQGLVLTNHHCGYGAIQSHTSLENNYLRDGFWAMNHSEELPNDGLYVEFIKRIEDVSKLVLYEVTDDMTEKQRGDKIKENVDTLIEKYEAETEFDAEIRSYLCRKSIFRFLNSNL